In one window of Gemmatimonadota bacterium DNA:
- a CDS encoding exo-alpha-sialidase: MPDKLDVRLLPGTRTVDAVAGQGYFPVITRLDGDELLMAYRGGAAHMGLGGRLDVGRSTDGGLTWSAPVTVADSERDDRNPALGLAPDGTLVLAYHWQGSYDEKGAWKPEMGRADTRVVFSTDGGRTWNGDELIDYTPINGASPFGKIFTASGVMHMLIYGGSPCCEPGEGTVRVGPATTPTYILRSTDNGRSWGEPTLVALGLNESDAAILPDGRWLFVARSEERAEQALYSCVSEDGGYTWRGIGRVTDAKEHPPDLTLLSNGWLLLVFGRRHPPFGVEGLISRDGGTTWDDQRLVLDDTLPGGDIGYPSTARLEDGRLVTAYYTAGTPDRQWEMFRASDVACKVVSYDESSLIHHWTKNA, encoded by the coding sequence ATGCCCGATAAACTCGATGTACGCCTACTCCCCGGTACCCGGACCGTCGACGCGGTGGCGGGACAGGGTTATTTTCCGGTCATTACCCGCCTGGACGGCGATGAATTGCTCATGGCCTACCGCGGCGGCGCCGCGCACATGGGCCTGGGCGGACGGCTGGACGTGGGACGCTCCACAGACGGAGGGCTGACCTGGTCCGCGCCTGTGACGGTAGCCGACAGCGAACGAGACGACCGCAACCCCGCACTCGGCCTGGCGCCGGACGGAACGCTGGTGCTCGCCTACCACTGGCAAGGCTCCTATGACGAAAAGGGGGCCTGGAAACCGGAAATGGGCCGGGCCGATACCCGGGTCGTTTTCTCCACGGACGGCGGCCGGACCTGGAACGGCGACGAACTCATCGATTACACCCCGATCAACGGTGCCTCGCCCTTCGGCAAGATCTTCACCGCCAGCGGCGTCATGCACATGCTGATCTACGGCGGTTCGCCGTGTTGCGAGCCTGGCGAGGGCACGGTCAGGGTCGGCCCCGCGACGACGCCGACGTACATACTACGGTCGACGGACAACGGCCGTTCATGGGGGGAACCGACCCTGGTGGCGCTGGGACTGAACGAATCGGACGCAGCCATCCTGCCGGACGGCCGCTGGCTGTTCGTCGCCCGATCCGAGGAACGCGCGGAGCAGGCGCTGTATTCCTGCGTGTCGGAGGACGGCGGGTACACCTGGCGCGGGATCGGCCGGGTCACGGACGCAAAGGAACACCCGCCGGACCTCACCCTGTTGTCCAACGGCTGGCTGCTGCTCGTCTTCGGGCGCCGGCATCCGCCCTTCGGCGTGGAGGGTCTGATAAGCCGGGACGGCGGGACGACCTGGGACGACCAAAGACTGGTGCTCGACGATACCCTGCCCGGCGGCGACATCGGCTATCCCTCCACGGCCCGCCTCGAAGACGGCCGGCTGGTCACGGCCTACTACACAGCGGGGACGCCGGACCGGCAGTGGGAGATGTTCCGTGCTTCGGACGTCGCCTGCAAGGTCGTATCTTACGATGAATCCAGCCTGATCCACCACTGGACCAAAAACGCGTAA
- a CDS encoding D-galactonate dehydratase, with product MRITHFEILRVPPSWVWLKIHTDTELFGWGEPYLENHPESVIAEVRRLEPLLVGKDPCRVESLWHTMYEGGSGYVGGPVKMSAISGIDMALWDLAGKAAGLPVHGMLGGACRDRIRMYRAVGGQLPWCVEPGQPYDAGWDPSLEPDWNFPEGHEEAARVIVEEWGFRCMKLHVGMGTGLEPTAEVDRIAEAYAAVRKGAGPDVEVAVDIHNPHPVMAKQMISALTPHRPLFIEEPMPVERVDVLADIARNSEVPIAAGERWMGKWIFYDALRKNALSVMQPDLCHAGGITECHKIAVMGESAYAKLALHCPLSPLALAASIQIDACASNFLVQEHNEVNCWREGGRTFIGKGYFAEPFMLDEGGCVAVPQGPGLGVDIDPEGFEQIMARPWRDVRG from the coding sequence ATGCGAATCACCCATTTTGAAATCCTTCGCGTTCCACCGAGCTGGGTGTGGCTGAAGATTCACACGGACACCGAGTTGTTCGGCTGGGGCGAGCCCTACCTGGAAAACCACCCCGAAAGCGTCATTGCCGAGGTGCGGCGCCTGGAGCCGCTGCTCGTCGGGAAGGACCCCTGCCGCGTCGAATCGCTCTGGCATACCATGTACGAGGGCGGTTCCGGCTACGTTGGCGGTCCGGTGAAGATGAGCGCAATCAGCGGGATCGACATGGCGCTATGGGATCTCGCGGGCAAGGCCGCGGGACTGCCGGTCCACGGCATGCTTGGCGGGGCCTGCCGCGACCGGATTAGAATGTACCGCGCGGTCGGCGGCCAGTTGCCCTGGTGCGTGGAACCCGGACAGCCCTACGATGCAGGTTGGGATCCCTCCCTGGAACCGGATTGGAATTTCCCGGAGGGCCACGAGGAAGCGGCCCGGGTCATCGTCGAAGAATGGGGCTTCCGGTGTATGAAACTGCACGTGGGCATGGGCACCGGGCTGGAGCCTACCGCCGAAGTCGACCGGATCGCCGAAGCCTACGCCGCCGTGCGGAAGGGCGCCGGTCCCGATGTGGAGGTGGCCGTGGACATCCACAATCCCCACCCCGTGATGGCCAAGCAGATGATCTCCGCCCTCACGCCCCATCGTCCGCTGTTCATCGAGGAACCCATGCCCGTGGAACGGGTCGACGTGCTCGCGGACATCGCGCGCAACAGCGAAGTCCCCATCGCTGCAGGGGAACGGTGGATGGGCAAGTGGATCTTCTACGATGCCCTGCGCAAGAACGCCCTGTCCGTGATGCAGCCGGACCTGTGCCACGCCGGCGGCATCACCGAGTGCCACAAGATCGCGGTGATGGGTGAAAGCGCCTACGCGAAACTCGCCCTGCACTGCCCGTTGAGCCCCCTGGCCCTGGCCGCGTCCATCCAGATCGACGCCTGCGCGTCGAATTTCCTCGTCCAGGAACACAACGAGGTGAACTGCTGGCGGGAGGGGGGAAGGACGTTCATCGGCAAGGGCTACTTCGCCGAGCCTTTTATGCTTGATGAGGGAGGTTGCGTGGCGGTGCCCCAGGGACCGGGACTCGGTGTGGACATCGATCCGGAGGGTTTCGAACAGATCATGGCCCGGCCGTGGCGGGATGTGCGGGGCTGA
- a CDS encoding TIM barrel protein: protein MYLHDVVNWTDFDDETLSFYRAISVDMIQLDLRTGGASEAERHVRAGKESTELFERAREKSESHGLKLQTVFMPVLEGITLATGDRDEELGAFLQLIESLGKAGIPTLAWNFKPMGNFRTTSDIGRGGAVYSTFDYAEFNRNRPPPHEPPVSETVMWDNMVSFMGAAVPAAEKAGVDLALHPDDPPIPEPLGGVAQICSTLEQFGRIFDAVPSDHHRMLFCQGCMTELAGPQRVYDIIAEMASRNKIALVHFRNVRGQLPRFAEVFIDEGEVDMRRAMETYRDNGYFGPFGMDHTPGFPQARAGWAGRAFANGYIRATIQTVYGR from the coding sequence ATGTATCTGCACGACGTCGTAAACTGGACCGATTTCGATGATGAAACGCTCAGTTTCTATCGCGCGATAAGCGTGGACATGATCCAGCTGGACCTCAGGACGGGGGGAGCATCCGAGGCCGAACGGCACGTGAGGGCCGGCAAGGAGAGCACGGAACTGTTCGAACGGGCCCGGGAGAAGTCAGAGTCCCACGGATTGAAGCTGCAGACCGTCTTCATGCCGGTCCTGGAGGGGATCACCCTGGCCACAGGGGACCGGGACGAGGAACTGGGCGCCTTCCTGCAGCTCATCGAAAGCCTGGGGAAGGCGGGGATACCGACCCTGGCCTGGAATTTCAAGCCGATGGGCAATTTCCGGACCACCTCCGACATCGGGCGCGGCGGCGCGGTGTACAGCACCTTCGACTATGCCGAATTCAACCGGAACCGTCCTCCGCCCCACGAACCGCCCGTCTCCGAGACCGTGATGTGGGACAACATGGTCTCCTTCATGGGCGCCGCGGTCCCGGCCGCCGAGAAGGCCGGCGTCGACCTGGCGCTTCACCCGGACGACCCGCCCATTCCCGAACCACTGGGCGGCGTCGCGCAGATCTGTTCCACGCTGGAGCAGTTCGGACGCATCTTCGACGCGGTGCCCAGCGATCATCACCGGATGCTCTTCTGCCAGGGCTGCATGACCGAACTGGCTGGTCCTCAGCGGGTTTACGATATCATTGCCGAGATGGCCTCCCGGAACAAGATCGCCCTGGTCCACTTCCGGAACGTACGGGGTCAATTACCGAGGTTCGCCGAAGTCTTCATCGACGAAGGCGAAGTGGATATGCGCCGGGCCATGGAAACCTACCGCGATAACGGGTACTTCGGACCCTTCGGCATGGACCACACGCCGGGGTTTCCCCAGGCACGGGCCGGATGGGCGGGCAGGGCCTTTGCGAACGGCTACATCCGCGCCACGATCCAGACGGTCTACGGCCGGTAG
- the sufB gene encoding Fe-S cluster assembly protein SufB — protein MEAIETLAQQEYKEGWVTDIEMETAPPGLNEDIIRFISAKKKEPEFLLEWRLKAYRHWLTMKEPNWQYMTYSPVDYQDIVYYAAPKNTPQYNSLDEVDPELLATYDKLGIPLEEQKVLAGVAVDAVFDSVSVHTTFKDKLAELGIIFCSFSEAAQEHPDLVEKYLGTVVPYRDNYFATMNSAVFSDGSFCYIPPGVRCPMELSTYFRINTAGTGQFERTLIVADEGSYVSYLEGCTAPMRDENQLHAAVVELVALKDAQIKYSTVQNWYPGDEQGKGGVYNFVTKRGACKGDNSKISWTQVETGSAITWKYPSVILQGDHSIGEFYSVALTRNKQVADTGTKMIHVGKNSRSTVVSKGISAGNGQNVYRGRIQVLKKADEARNYTQCDSMLIGDRCGAHTFPYIDVGNNSANVEHEASTARISEDQLFYCKTRGISTEDAISMIINGFCKEVFQELPMEFAVEAKKLLGISLEGSVG, from the coding sequence ATGGAAGCCATCGAAACGCTGGCCCAGCAGGAATACAAAGAGGGCTGGGTGACCGACATCGAGATGGAAACGGCGCCGCCGGGGCTCAACGAGGATATCATCCGGTTCATATCCGCCAAGAAGAAAGAGCCCGAGTTTCTGTTGGAATGGCGCTTGAAGGCCTACCGGCACTGGCTCACGATGAAGGAGCCCAACTGGCAGTACATGACCTATTCGCCGGTCGATTACCAGGATATCGTCTACTATGCCGCACCGAAGAACACGCCGCAGTACAACAGCCTCGACGAGGTGGATCCCGAACTGCTGGCGACCTACGACAAACTCGGCATCCCGCTGGAAGAGCAGAAGGTGCTCGCGGGCGTGGCCGTGGACGCGGTCTTCGATAGCGTATCGGTCCACACGACCTTCAAGGACAAGCTGGCCGAACTGGGCATCATCTTCTGTTCCTTTTCCGAGGCGGCGCAGGAGCATCCCGACCTGGTAGAGAAGTACCTGGGCACCGTGGTGCCTTACCGCGACAACTACTTCGCGACGATGAACTCGGCCGTCTTCAGCGACGGTTCCTTCTGCTACATCCCGCCCGGCGTCCGGTGTCCCATGGAACTCTCCACCTACTTCCGCATCAACACAGCCGGAACCGGCCAGTTCGAGCGCACCCTGATCGTCGCCGACGAGGGTTCCTACGTGAGCTACCTGGAAGGCTGCACCGCGCCCATGCGGGACGAGAACCAGCTGCATGCCGCGGTCGTGGAACTGGTCGCCCTGAAAGACGCACAGATCAAGTATTCCACGGTGCAGAACTGGTATCCGGGCGACGAACAGGGCAAGGGCGGCGTCTACAACTTCGTGACCAAGCGCGGGGCCTGCAAGGGGGATAACAGCAAGATCTCCTGGACCCAGGTGGAAACGGGATCGGCCATCACGTGGAAGTATCCAAGCGTGATCCTGCAGGGCGACCATTCCATCGGAGAGTTCTATTCCGTGGCGCTGACCCGCAACAAGCAGGTGGCCGACACGGGGACCAAGATGATCCACGTGGGGAAGAACTCGCGCAGCACCGTGGTCTCCAAGGGGATATCCGCGGGCAACGGGCAGAATGTCTACCGGGGACGGATCCAGGTCCTGAAGAAGGCGGACGAGGCGCGGAACTACACGCAGTGCGATTCGATGCTGATCGGCGACCGCTGCGGCGCCCATACCTTTCCCTATATCGACGTGGGAAACAACTCGGCGAACGTGGAACACGAAGCGTCGACGGCCCGGATCAGCGAGGACCAGCTCTTCTACTGCAAGACCCGGGGCATATCCACTGAAGACGCCATTTCCATGATCATCAACGGGTTCTGCAAGGAAGTCTTCCAGGAACTTCCGATGGAATTCGCCGTGGAGGCGAAGAAGCTGCTCGGGATCAGCCTGGAAGGCAGCGTGGGTTGA
- a CDS encoding Rrf2 family transcriptional regulator: MKVTAQEEYGLRCILQLARYHSRDPVTGRQIAESEGISLDYVSKLLMILRRAELVRSVRGIRGGYALAREPRSITLGEVMRALSSEEGIVITSPDSHMCDHFSGHLEACAHLNACAIRPVWTVLARYMSGVLDHITLMDLLQTEHRVLEVVEQVSQDTMRDQAMGGTIQIGR, encoded by the coding sequence ATGAAAGTGACCGCCCAGGAAGAATACGGCCTCCGGTGCATTCTGCAGCTGGCGCGATACCATTCCCGCGACCCGGTTACGGGACGGCAGATTGCCGAGTCGGAAGGCATTTCCCTGGACTACGTATCCAAGCTGCTGATGATCCTCAGGCGGGCGGAACTCGTCCGAAGCGTGCGGGGGATCCGGGGAGGTTACGCGCTGGCCAGGGAACCGCGAAGCATAACGCTGGGCGAAGTCATGCGCGCCCTGAGTTCGGAAGAGGGGATCGTGATTACCAGCCCGGACAGCCACATGTGCGATCATTTCTCTGGCCACCTGGAGGCGTGCGCGCACCTGAACGCCTGCGCCATCCGGCCGGTGTGGACGGTCCTGGCCCGGTACATGTCCGGCGTGCTTGATCACATTACCCTCATGGACCTGCTGCAGACCGAACACCGGGTCCTCGAGGTGGTGGAGCAGGTCTCCCAGGATACCATGCGGGACCAGGCGATGGGCGGCACGATCCAGATAGGCCGTTAG
- the sufC gene encoding Fe-S cluster assembly ATPase SufC: MALLEIRNLRGGIKDQDIINGIDLTVDRGEVHAIMGPNGSGKSTLGKILAGHEEYEETGGTVRFQDKDLFELTPEERANEGMFLAFQYPVEIPGVSNAYFLRAAMNERLKYRGEPEISAGAFRRLLNEKMKQVDMDPELARRPVNEDFSGGEKKRNEIFHMAVLEPTLSILDETDSGLDIDAMRIVAHGINQQRTADNAMIVITHYQRLLDYVVPDYVHVMYQGRIVKSGRKELAFELEEKGYEWIREEVEAAG; this comes from the coding sequence ATGGCATTACTCGAAATCAGGAATCTACGCGGCGGGATCAAGGACCAGGACATCATCAACGGGATCGACCTGACCGTAGACCGGGGGGAGGTCCATGCGATCATGGGACCCAACGGCTCCGGGAAGAGCACGCTGGGAAAGATCCTGGCCGGCCACGAGGAATACGAAGAAACCGGCGGCACGGTACGGTTCCAGGACAAGGATCTCTTCGAGCTCACCCCCGAGGAACGGGCCAACGAGGGCATGTTCCTGGCTTTTCAGTATCCGGTGGAGATCCCCGGCGTCAGCAACGCCTACTTCCTCCGGGCGGCGATGAACGAGCGCTTGAAGTACCGTGGCGAGCCCGAGATAAGCGCCGGCGCGTTCCGGCGGCTTTTGAACGAGAAGATGAAGCAGGTCGACATGGACCCCGAACTGGCCCGGCGCCCGGTGAACGAGGACTTCTCCGGCGGCGAGAAGAAACGCAACGAGATCTTCCACATGGCCGTGCTCGAACCGACCCTCTCCATTCTGGACGAGACCGATTCCGGGTTGGACATCGATGCCATGCGCATCGTGGCCCACGGGATCAACCAGCAGCGCACCGCGGACAACGCGATGATCGTCATCACCCACTACCAGCGGCTGCTGGACTACGTCGTGCCGGACTACGTCCATGTCATGTACCAGGGCCGGATCGTGAAGTCGGGCAGGAAAGAACTGGCCTTCGAGCTGGAAGAAAAGGGCTACGAGTGGATACGGGAAGAAGTGGAAGCCGCGGGTTGA
- a CDS encoding aminotransferase class I/II-fold pyridoxal phosphate-dependent enzyme: MGFASVLKNGFTRRRFMKGALLGAGAVATGSAWEIAQAMATGKKAGDVRGYGVEPGRVNIGSNENPLGASPRAVAAIAENLHKINRYDFGVDLPVRLNKMHDVPGVEGFELSFEDMRSFMRFRELNRVMVTPGSGPILQALAVIAAGNGGECIEAVPGYGSVARGFQSFQMMGKDVSVVRVPTTGDFVHDLGAMKAAITPTTSLIVVTNPNNPTGTIVPYDQLVSLVDAAPEQAIVLIDEAYIHFVRDPNYQDAVKLALERENVVVARTFSKIYGLAGMRIGYAVGGQRMMNMLMAHMGFFGGGLSTLGMHAALAAIDDVEFVDRTLKVVNDGKDYLSAEFDRLGLEYTPSHGNYMIVNVGRDSRRMSGELFRRGVMVRGGSGYRTREVDLLANHLRVTIGKPDELEVFVNELEDILGGSGQG, translated from the coding sequence ATGGGTTTCGCGAGTGTACTGAAGAACGGCTTTACGCGGCGGCGGTTCATGAAGGGTGCTCTTTTGGGTGCCGGCGCCGTGGCAACCGGCTCTGCGTGGGAGATCGCGCAGGCGATGGCGACCGGAAAGAAGGCCGGCGACGTCCGCGGATACGGCGTCGAGCCGGGCCGGGTAAATATAGGTTCCAATGAGAACCCCCTCGGCGCGTCCCCTCGTGCTGTGGCGGCCATCGCCGAGAACCTGCACAAAATCAACCGGTACGATTTCGGTGTGGACCTGCCCGTCCGCCTCAACAAGATGCACGACGTCCCGGGCGTAGAGGGTTTCGAACTGAGTTTTGAAGACATGCGGTCGTTCATGCGTTTTCGTGAGCTGAACCGGGTCATGGTCACGCCGGGTTCCGGTCCCATTCTTCAGGCGCTCGCTGTCATCGCCGCTGGGAACGGCGGGGAATGCATCGAGGCGGTACCGGGATATGGATCGGTCGCCCGGGGCTTTCAGAGTTTTCAGATGATGGGGAAAGACGTCAGTGTCGTCCGCGTGCCGACCACGGGTGATTTCGTGCATGATCTCGGCGCCATGAAAGCTGCCATCACCCCGACGACATCCCTGATCGTCGTCACCAATCCCAACAACCCCACCGGAACGATCGTGCCCTACGATCAACTCGTTTCCCTGGTGGATGCGGCGCCCGAGCAGGCCATCGTGCTCATCGACGAAGCCTATATCCACTTCGTTCGCGACCCGAACTACCAGGATGCCGTCAAACTCGCCCTGGAGCGGGAAAACGTGGTGGTCGCCCGTACCTTCTCCAAGATCTACGGCCTGGCCGGCATGCGCATCGGTTACGCCGTCGGCGGCCAGCGCATGATGAATATGCTGATGGCGCACATGGGATTCTTCGGCGGAGGGTTGAGCACGCTGGGCATGCACGCGGCGCTTGCGGCCATTGACGACGTTGAATTCGTCGACCGTACGCTGAAGGTCGTGAACGACGGCAAGGACTACCTGTCCGCCGAGTTCGACCGTCTGGGACTGGAATACACGCCGAGTCACGGCAATTACATGATCGTGAACGTCGGGCGGGACAGCCGCCGGATGTCCGGTGAACTGTTCAGGCGCGGCGTCATGGTTCGGGGTGGTTCCGGATACCGCACCCGGGAGGTCGATCTCCTCGCCAATCACCTGCGGGTGACCATCGGCAAGCCCGATGAACTCGAGGTCTTCGTGAATGAACTCGAGGACATTCTGGGAGGATCGGGTCAGGGCTAG
- a CDS encoding ABC transporter ATP-binding protein, which translates to MNSRTFWEDRVRASCAIGFEINKTKPLVVPAAGGFACLCAAGNGTSSSTRSEAFRTQRRPAESENMVSNDRENIRADRVSDSGRRTSHFVREALLHRKYAIVAVVALMLAGSAVMLIQPLFFKMLFDTAIPESDTTLAWRLLAAMVATPLVAIGFTYFQGHLRVRIGAWVTLALRKAVLAHLLHVRLDALERVPRGNIVFRVTRDTGRIGELYIAQELLPVFSSSIMLTGTLAMVFLLNVELAVIFCVALPSTYLATRFLSRYSKEMDRQSNEQSKAAESFLYEMVSAFRTIRLFNGEAHARRKSGGLFERHTRLKMRGSALHDLVLNFPNEVINGLVLGALLGYGAFQVIDGEITIGSLVAVMAYTPRASAALRSVLMTYTGTKLIDVSVKSLDGLFALPPEAGFGRGREPERIDLEPPVIAFSNIWFSYDRGYEVKDLSFTVNGGEFVGIVGPSGGGKTTIIDLLTRIQEPERGSISIGGTDIREMTLTSLRSRIAVVPQDVFIWNDSLADNIAYPNEKYDMEAVEQSARSSALHAFVEKQPEGYATTTGEGGVALSGGEKQRIAMARVLMRTSAGILVLDEATSALDALAEEEIRIAVEQARAGRTVLVIAHRLSTIRHADRILVISEGRLAESGTPKELVQQGGLFARMYEAQSLDFE; encoded by the coding sequence ATGAACTCGAGGACATTCTGGGAGGATCGGGTCAGGGCTAGCTGCGCGATCGGTTTCGAAATAAACAAGACCAAGCCCCTGGTGGTTCCTGCTGCCGGGGGCTTTGCCTGTTTGTGTGCCGCCGGGAATGGAACATCGTCTAGTACAAGAAGCGAGGCATTCCGAACCCAACGTCGACCAGCGGAGAGCGAAAACATGGTTTCGAACGATCGGGAAAACATACGGGCAGACCGGGTATCCGATTCAGGGAGACGTACATCCCATTTCGTGCGGGAAGCGCTGCTTCATCGCAAATACGCCATCGTCGCGGTGGTTGCCCTGATGCTCGCGGGGTCGGCCGTCATGCTGATCCAGCCTTTGTTCTTCAAGATGCTCTTCGACACGGCGATTCCGGAGTCCGATACGACGCTGGCGTGGAGACTGCTGGCGGCCATGGTCGCCACGCCCCTGGTGGCAATTGGTTTCACCTACTTCCAGGGACATCTGCGGGTCCGCATCGGAGCGTGGGTAACCCTTGCCCTGCGCAAGGCGGTCCTTGCCCATCTGTTGCATGTCAGGCTGGACGCCCTGGAAAGAGTTCCCAGGGGGAACATCGTTTTTCGCGTGACGAGAGATACCGGCAGGATTGGAGAGCTCTACATCGCACAGGAACTGCTCCCGGTCTTTTCAAGTTCGATCATGCTGACGGGAACGCTGGCCATGGTATTCCTGCTGAATGTCGAACTCGCGGTGATTTTCTGTGTCGCCCTGCCATCGACGTATCTCGCCACGCGATTCCTGTCCAGGTACTCGAAGGAGATGGACCGTCAATCGAACGAACAGAGCAAAGCCGCTGAGAGTTTTCTCTACGAGATGGTCAGCGCGTTTCGAACGATACGCCTGTTTAACGGGGAGGCCCATGCAAGGCGGAAAAGCGGAGGTCTGTTTGAAAGACACACCCGGCTTAAGATGCGGGGATCGGCTCTCCACGATCTGGTGCTCAATTTCCCAAACGAAGTAATCAACGGATTGGTCCTGGGCGCCCTTCTCGGTTATGGCGCTTTCCAGGTCATAGACGGGGAAATCACCATAGGCAGTCTCGTGGCCGTCATGGCCTACACGCCGCGAGCCTCAGCCGCGTTGCGGTCTGTGCTCATGACCTATACCGGTACGAAGCTCATCGACGTCTCCGTGAAGAGTCTCGACGGTCTGTTCGCACTTCCCCCGGAGGCCGGATTCGGCCGTGGACGCGAGCCCGAACGAATCGACCTCGAACCTCCGGTAATCGCGTTTTCCAACATATGGTTCAGTTATGATCGGGGATACGAGGTAAAGGATCTGTCATTTACGGTCAACGGGGGAGAGTTTGTCGGCATCGTGGGACCGAGCGGCGGCGGAAAGACCACGATCATCGACCTGCTGACTCGCATTCAGGAACCCGAAAGGGGGAGCATTTCGATCGGGGGAACGGATATCCGCGAAATGACGCTCACATCGCTCCGGTCGCGAATCGCCGTCGTACCTCAGGATGTCTTCATCTGGAACGATTCTCTGGCAGACAACATTGCCTACCCCAATGAGAAATACGATATGGAGGCGGTGGAGCAGTCCGCGCGTTCTTCTGCGCTGCACGCGTTCGTTGAGAAACAGCCGGAGGGGTACGCGACCACGACGGGTGAGGGTGGAGTCGCACTTTCCGGTGGCGAGAAGCAACGCATCGCCATGGCCCGGGTCCTCATGCGAACTTCGGCCGGGATACTGGTGCTGGACGAGGCCACTTCGGCCCTGGACGCCCTGGCGGAAGAGGAGATCCGCATCGCCGTCGAACAGGCGAGGGCCGGCCGAACCGTCCTGGTCATCGCCCACCGCCTGTCGACGATCCGGCACGCGGACCGCATCCTGGTCATCAGCGAAGGCCGGCTGGCCGAATCGGGCACGCCGAAGGAATTGGTGCAACAGGGTGGCCTGTTCGCAAGGATGTACGAGGCCCAGTCGCTGGATTTCGAGTAG